CAAGCAAATATCTTCTTCTTCTCCAAAGCCTATTTGCTAATTTCTTTAAATTCATGCATGCAAAAGTAAGCGTGACTGCCATTTTAATTTTAGCCAAGCTTCTTAAATGAGTGAATCTCATACCATGTTTTTGTTTTGCATCTGCAAAAATACGTTCAATAGTTTCTTTTCTTCTTTTGTATACACTATTAACATACCTTTCATGTCTGAGATGTTCAGCTTCTTCCAAATAATTCTCCCATATATGTCTAGTAATAAGCTTTTGCTTATTTTTACTATTAGTACATTTCTTTATGAAAGCACAGCTTTCACAATCGTGATTATTAGATTTATATTCTTTATATCCATCTCTGTTGGTCGTTGAATATTTTAATATTTTGTTATTGGGACATATGTAACAATCATAAAATTCATCATATGCATATTCATACTTTTTAAAGAAACCTTCTTTGGTCATAGGGCGTTTATACGGCATAGATGGTAAAATACCTGAATCTAGTATTGTTTTAGCAATGCATGGATTTTTATATCCAACATCTACTGCAACAGCAACTAGTTTATCTCCAAACTTTCAATATACTTTATTATAAACATCATAAAAGCCAATACTATCATGAACATTTCCAGCAGTAACTTCAAAGCCTAGAACAAAATTGGCATCATCACATGCAGTATGAGCTAAATAAGCAAAACATTTTTCCTTTTCATTCTTATAAAACATTCCACTTTCCTTGTCGGTAGTACTTTGTACAACTTCCTTAGTCTCTATTTTTTTAGTTTTTTTTAAAGGCTTTTTACCATGTTCTTGCCTGTCCAAATCAATTTCTTTATCAAGTTTGTCTTTATATTTTTTTGCCTCAATTTCAACATTAACTCTTTTAAATTTCTTCTTATTGGCACTAGCTTTTATATGTGTTGAATCAATATAAACTTGTTCTAGTGCTAAAAAGCCCTCTTTTTCAGCAATTTCAAGAATTTTCACAAATATATTTGTGAACACATCAGTATCATTGAATCTTCTTTCATAATTTTTATTAAAGGTAGAGAAATGAGGTATTTTTTCACTCATTGAATAACCAAGAAACCATCTATAAGCTATATTAACTTGAATCTCTCTTATAGTTTGTCTCATTGAAGGTATTCCAAATAAATATTGAACAAGTACTATTTTTATAAGTACTACTGGATCAATGCTACGTCTACCAAAGTCAGAATATAATTCTGATACTTCATCATATATAAAATTAAAATCTATGGATTTATCTATTTTTCTTAATAAATGATCTTTTGGAACTAGATCCTCTAAGCTATTTAATTCAATTTGACTTCTTAATTCTTTTCCTTTTTTTGTTAACATTTTACTCATCACCATTTACTATTTTAGAATAAAAAGAAATGAGTGTCGATTTTGTCGACACTCTGAAATATAACTGAAAATTGTATTTTCAGTTATATTAGTGCCCAAATATTTAATTTACAGAAACATTTTTATATTATAAAAGTATACGAGCTTTGTTTTCACATTATTTTTACCTTAATGAATTAATTTTTAGCACAGCTGCTTTAATTACATTGTATATCTCTTCATCCGTAAGTCCTGTCTTCCCTTCTATAAGTGCTAGCACCTTAGAATTTTTCATTTCACCAGTCCAATTAAATTCCTTTCCCATTTGCTCGACTGCTTCAACTGCTTGCTTTATTATAACTATATCTTGATTATATTTATCTATTCCTATTTTTTGTTTTAATTGATTTTCTCCTAACTCTATAATATTTTTATTTTTATTATAAAATTGTTTAACATAATAAGCTATTATGGCTACAATTATATTAAATATTACTCCTAAAATTGGTATTACTATTTGATTTATTATTTGTTCTCTCATTTTTATCCCTCCAAACTTTATTTAACTAACAATTTTCATCCAATAGCTTTGACCATGTGGCTGTCCCTACTATTCCATCTGGATTAATTCCATGCTTAGCCTGCCAATTTTGAACCATTACTTTAGTTCCATTACCAAAAACTCCATCTATATTTCCTCCAACTCTGTATTGAATGTATCTTGTAGCATATTCATAATGTGCATATTGAACACCATCTGTTGGTCTATTAAATATTTCTGTAACCGCACTAACAGTTTTCTGTCCCCAAATTCCATCTACTACTAGCCCCATTGCTCTTTGAAATTCTTTTATTGCTTCCATTGTTGCCGTTCCCTCTATGCCGTCTACTGTAACTCCCTTCTTTAAAAGCGTATTAAGCTGCTGTTGAATAATTTTAACAGTGTCATCCTGTTTTTGTACCTTTACTACCTCATTTAAAATTAATCTTTTGGAATTTCCTAATAAAATACCCTCACTAAAGTTATTAACATCACATTTCCCATTTACTCCTGGTACATTTCCATCTTCTGCATATTGCCACCCTATATATTGAGTAACACTCGGTTTTTCAACTCCATATTCAGCTATCCATAAAGGTAAGCTCTTAACTCTATCATCAAATAATTCCTCATAAAAAGAACTATAAGTATAAACAGCACATTCATATCCTTTGCTCTGCATAAAATCATAAAATTGACGAACCCTTGTGCTTGTATCATTTTGTCCAGCATCACTAAATTCCTGTGCTTCAACATCAATCATATATTTCATATCAGCTTTAAAGCTACTTATCATATTAATAAAATGTTGTGCCTCCATATATGGATTATTTCTGTGTAAAAAGTGATAAAATCCTACCTTTAAACCAACTTTTTTAGCTTCATTATAAAACTCTTTCATTTTTGAATCGTTAAAAGTCAATCCCTCTGTGGCTTTTAAATACACATATTCTACTCCACTTTTCTTAACCTCTTCCCAATTTGTTATATTTGAGCCATTATAAATGTCTATACCATTCATAAGACTACCTCCTTTTATGTTTGTATGTGTAGTAATTTAAAAAGCGCTTCTTTACTACATTTTTCATAAAAACATATACCTTGATGAATTATATAAACGTAACAAATGAAATTATAATCTTTTAATAAGGTATAAAAAAGGGAGTGTCGCAAAATGATTAAAATTAATCATGAGCGATGCTCTTTTTTTGTTTAAGCTATAAAATTGCCTAATATTTTAAATACTATATTAATTATTTGAATTTCCATGAGATTTTGACGCACTAAAATAAACCTAACTATATTATTCCATAATTAGGAAATAGTTTTTAATTCGTGAAGATACTTTTGAGTTCTTTCATTTTGGATTTTTAAATGTAATTTGTTAATGTTATATCCAAAACAAAGCAAAATAAATTCAGTTTTTACACTATTTTTTCCACGTGTTAAAAATCTTTTGAATTCATAGTCGCTTTTTAAAATTCCAAACGCACCTTCAACTTGAATAGATCTGTTCATTCTCAATTTAGTTCCCAATTCAGTTTTGATATTGTTGTATGAAATTTGACGCTTTTTAATAAAAGTCTTTGAAACCTGCATTTTTCGGTTATTCTTTGCTTTTGTGCACTTTGATTTCAAAGTGCAGTTATCGCAATTTTCACATTCATAAACAGTAACCTCAGACGTATACCCACTTGCAGATTTTTTATGAATAATATATGATGGGAATAATTTTCTATTATTATGACAAATATATGTATCTGTTTTAACATCATATTTCATATTTTCACGCTTACTGATGTCGTTTTTAAAACTTCTTTTTTTCCATTTCTCATAAGTTTGAGGTTTTATATATGGTATTTGATTATTAGACTCTAAAAACAAATAGTTTTCTTCACTTTCGTAACCAGAATCTGCAATCACATTAGTATATTTATGACCAATTTTTTCTTGCATATTAGTAATCATTGGTATTAATGTTGCTATATCATTTCTATCATCAAATACTCCAACACCAGTTACATATTCACTATCAACTGCTATTTGTACATTATAGGCAGGTTTTAATTGACCATTTCTCATATGATCATCTTTCATATGCATGAAAGTTGCATCAGTATCAGTTTTAGAATAGCTATTTCTTTTTGAAAATATTTTCTTACTTAAATTATATTTTTCTTGTCTTTCTTTATATTGTGATAGTTGTTCTATCCACTTTTGAATTGCAGTTTTTCTTTTACCGATTCCATGAACAAACTCTATATTTCTTTTTTCTTTTTCAAATAAAAGCCATTGAAGAATTTTGTTTATATCATCAATCAAAGTTTCTCTCTCAATAGTGAATTTCATTAATCTTTCAAGATTAATGGTTTTAACAAGAGCAATAATTTTATCAAACATCTTACCTTCATTTTTATAAATAGCTTTCTTCCAAACAAAAGTATATCGGTTGGCATTTGCCTCAATTTTAGTACCATCGATAAATACATTTTCAAATAATAATTCTTTTTCTTTAGCTAAATAGTTAACTTGTTGATAAAATAAATCTTCAATCACTTCATTTGAAAGATATTTTTTTCGAAATCTACTTATAGTAGCGTGATCAGGTGCTTTAAAGCCTTGAAGTAGCCATTTGAAATTTATATCTCTTTTGCATGCTTTTTCTATCTTTCTACTTGAATAAATATTTTGAGAATAAGCATAAGATATTATTTTGAACATGATTTTGGGTTCAACTGCTGATTTTCTTCCTACGGAAGAATACGCCTTGTACAATTTTTTATAATTTAATCCCTCCAACAAATAGCTTAGCAAACGAACCGAATCATCTTCTGGTATTAAGTTTTCTAAATTTAATGGTAATATAAGTTGCAAATTATCATTAAATTGATTATAATTTTTTGTGTATAATTTAGTTACATTCATAATTTAATTATACAATCAATGTGAGTTCTTCGGAACTCACATTTTTTATATACAACAAAGGAGCTATTGCAAAACTATTTTTTAGTTTTGCAACAGCCCCTTTAGATTTGCTCTATTTAAATTTTTTTCTGTGCCTTCACTTAAGCACCACCTCACATAGAAACGATATATTCACCATATCTCAATTATGGGATAATTAAATCTATATCTTGCCTCATGGTATTATGGTACTTATCACTTAATGACATAGTTATTGTGTGTTTTCCTGAGGTTAAGTTATTAAATATAATTTCATAAGAAGTTGTATCTGTATCCTCCTCAGTATCATATCCCCATGTATATATATCTTTGGGATCAGTGTTCACATTTAAATCGTAATCACACAAATATTTTCCATCAACAGATATATGTACAGGACCTAATCCAGTAGTTTTTCTAATTAAAATACATGGATATTTAGTATCTAAAATTATAGGATCATAATTATTAGATTGATAATTAGCTACTCTAGTATAATCCCCATCCACACTCGATTTATACGCAGAGTTAACTCCCTGTATTTGCATAATCAAACCTACATCTGCATGAGTGGTCTTTAATGGGACAGCCGCCCCCAAAGCTATAACTAATATAAAAATTGCAAACATCATAAATTTTCTTTTCATAACAAAATTCCTCCTTTTATAATTTATAATAATATACTACCACAAAATACATTATTATGAAAAAATCTATATATTTGTTTATATTGATATATTTATTCCTACTTCATAAAATGTGAATATTACATAACTTTACTACAAATAATACTTATAAAATAATTAAAAGAGGTGTTAATATGAGTAGTAAATCCAAGATTACAAAAGTACAAAAAAATTCTCATGGAGATATAACTGCTGTAGCACTTGATAACGGAAATATATGTTCAATTGATGAAGCAATATCAATGGCAAAAAACGATTTAATAGACGGTGTAAATGTAGGCAAAGCCAAGAATGGTAGAGAATATTTAAGAAGCAATCCTAATGGCGATGAAAGTGATAATTTAGATAATAAACCAACTTTTTAAATAAATATAAAAAAATAAACTCTCTATGATAAAAATATCACCGAGAGTTTATTACTTTTATTTCAAATCAATATGCCACCAATCATGACTATATTTTTGCAAAAACTTAGCCGGTATATAAATATATCCCTTGTCTCCAAAATCCTCTCCCCAACTATTACGGGCAATAAAATATAAATTTTCGTAATTTGAAGCTTCAAAATATTTTTGTACATTTTCCTTAATTTCTTCTATAATTCCATTTTTCTTATAAAAATAGCCACATATATTTATTGCATGTCCTCCAAGTAGTTCTTCTCCTTGCTTTGGCAGTTGTACATAGCCATCATGTCCAATATCTTCAAAACTATCATATACGTCCACACCTATTAATACAGGTTTTTTAAGCACACCTACGCAATAAAGTAAATCTTTTATACTTGTTATTTTATATTTTTTTATAGCTTTATGCTTTTTAGCATCCAAGTCCATAGCTGCAGTTGGCACATCTTTAAACTTATCAATATCATATGGACACAAACTCTCTAAACAAGTTCCTACTGTTGTAGCAATCTCAGCACTTCTAGCTATTGTACTTCCATTATCATCCTGAACATCTCCATCAAGTTTTCTTTCCTCATAATAAAAATAAAGCTCTGAAAGCTTGTCTTTTATTCCCAAAAGATATTCAAGTACACTGCAAGCTGAAAATGCTGTACATGCTCCTAGCTTTCCTTGATCTTGTATGGGGGCATATTGTTTTCTTAGATCCGCGCTTGATGGAATATCTTCCTCTCTAAAAATACATTCATAAAACAGTTTTTCATTTCCTGTTACTTTAGATTTTTTTAAGTTATACTTATAAGGTAATTTCTTTCCCATAACAAAGGCATCTCCTTTTAAATTGTTTGATTATTAAGACAATTTAATTTCTAGTTATGCATTTATTTTGAAATAAGTCTATTCTTTATCATGATTTTACACCTTTTTTATCTACTTATTACCACTATGGCATTCTATATTTCACTTAACATTATATGCTTCAATTAAGCTATTATTCCTCACTATATTTTATTTATAAAAATTATACTAATATTCATCCTATAAGGATATACTAATACCGATTTATTTATTAGGAGGTATTTTTTTAATATAATGGGTGTAAATATTAACAACAAAATTAAACTTCATGGTTTTAATAATTTAACTAAAGCATTATCTTTTAATATGTACGATATATGCTATACAAGATCTGCTGAAGATAGAGAAGCATATATTTCTTACATAGATGAGCAATACAGTGCAGATAGACTTACAAAAATCCTCTCAACTGTTACTGAAATTATAGGTGCTAACATTTTGAACACCGCAAAGCAGGACTACGACCCTCAAGGTGCAAGTGTTACACTTTTGGTATGTGAGAATCCTATATTAGAAGATCACAAAGAAGCCCTAGTAAAAGAAACTCCTGGACCGCTTCCAGAAATCATACTTAATCATTTAGATAAAAGTCATATTACCGTGCATACCTATCCTGAGTATCACCCCGATGAAGGTATTTGCACCTTTAGAGCTGATATAGACGTATCTACCTGTGGAATGATATCACCTTTAAGAGCACTAAATTATTTAGTACATTCCTTTGAAGCAGATATTATGACTATGGACTATAGAGTTCGTGGTTTTACTAGAGATATTACTGGACGTAAGCTATTTATTGATCACAAAATTAATTCCATTCAGAACTATATACCAAACAACATAAAAAACAAATATAACATGATTGATGTAAATGTTTATCAAGAAAACTTATTTCATACAAAATGTAGATTAAAACAATTCGATTTGGATGACTATCTATTTGGATACACAAAAAAAGATTTATATCCAAAAGAAAAAAGAATAATAACTCATAAACTAAAAAAAGAGATGGACGAAATATTTTATGGTAAAAATTTTGATGATGTATATTACAAATAAAATAATGGAGGTAAACTTATGTTAGATCTTTGGTTTTCAGAAAGTCATGCAGACGACACAAAATTTTCAATAAGAGTAAACGAGCATTTATACACAGAAAAAACTCCTTTTCAGCAAATAGATTTTTTTAAGAGTGAAACCTTTGGAACTTTTTTTACACTTGATGGTTACATAATGATGACTGAAAAAGACGAATTTATATATCATGAGATGATTACCCATGTTCCAATGGCCGTCAATCCTAATATAAAAAGAGTTCTTATTATAGGTGGTGGTGATGGTGGAACCTCAAGAGAAATTTTAAGATACAATACTATAGAACAAGTGGATATGGTTGAAATTGACGAAAGGGTTGTACGCCTGTGTCAAAAATACCTAACTCAAACCTCACTAAAACTTGACAATGATGATAGACTTTCTATACATTTTGAAGATGGTAAAGAATTCGTTAAGAAAACAAAAAATAAAACCTATGATCTTATTCTTGTAGATTCAACTGATCCTATTGGCCCTGGAGAAGGTTTATTTACTAATGAATTTTATAAAGACTGCGAAAGAATTTTAAGTGATGACGGAATTCTAATTAATCAACATGAAAGTCCTTATTACAAGGAATACTGCCATGAAATGAAAAGAGCTCATAATAAAATAAAAGATAAATTTCCTATTGCAATGGTTTATCAATTTCACATGCCAACTTATGCTTCTGGCCACTGGCTTTTTGGCTTTGCATCAAAAAAATATCATCCTCTAAAGAATTTGCATGAAGACAGCTGGAATGCTCTTAATTTAAAAACAAAATATTATAACACAAATCTCCATAAAGGTGCTTTTGCACTTCCTAATTATGTTATTGAAGAGCTGGAAAAAGATGATTAAAAAGCTCCATCCATTTTAAACTGTGGATGGAGTTTTTTTATGTTCTATTTAAGTGTTATCAACCTTATAACATAGGAAAATAGACTTGGGGGTCTATCTTCTCCATAAAAGTAACAAGATAAAACATCATCTAGCCATATTATCAGTATAGGAAGTACATACCACCAAATACAATTTTTCAATTCAATTTGTCCCATAAAATTAAATTTATCCTTACTATAATCCCAAATATGCAAACCTAAATATAAATTAAAAAATATACCTGAAAATAACTCCATTAAAGTTATAGTTGTTCCACCAATTAAAACCTGTTTCCACATTTTTAAATTATAATACTTAGGTCTATCATTTAGCCCTCCTATAATAACTCCACAAAGTCCCCCAACTAAAAACATCCATAAGCTTGTAAAGCCCATAAGTGACATTGACTTTATTCCCTCATAGCCTACCAATTGTTGTCCATACGCTCTTGCCAGCACTTCTACATCCATGTAAATACCACCAAACACTAAAAAGTGAATTATTTTATTTTTTAAGTACACTGTTTACACCTCCTTTAATTTACTAAATATAATATGCCTACAAATACCGCACTATTACCATACCAAGTAACCTTATGTATAATTTTCTACAAAAA
The Clostridium felsineum DSM 794 DNA segment above includes these coding regions:
- a CDS encoding phage holin, LLH family — protein: MREQIINQIVIPILGVIFNIIVAIIAYYVKQFYNKNKNIIELGENQLKQKIGIDKYNQDIVIIKQAVEAVEQMGKEFNWTGEMKNSKVLALIEGKTGLTDEEIYNVIKAAVLKINSLR
- a CDS encoding GH25 family lysozyme — encoded protein: MNGIDIYNGSNITNWEEVKKSGVEYVYLKATEGLTFNDSKMKEFYNEAKKVGLKVGFYHFLHRNNPYMEAQHFINMISSFKADMKYMIDVEAQEFSDAGQNDTSTRVRQFYDFMQSKGYECAVYTYSSFYEELFDDRVKSLPLWIAEYGVEKPSVTQYIGWQYAEDGNVPGVNGKCDVNNFSEGILLGNSKRLILNEVVKVQKQDDTVKIIQQQLNTLLKKGVTVDGIEGTATMEAIKEFQRAMGLVVDGIWGQKTVSAVTEIFNRPTDGVQYAHYEYATRYIQYRVGGNIDGVFGNGTKVMVQNWQAKHGINPDGIVGTATWSKLLDENC
- a CDS encoding IS1182 family transposase, with amino-acid sequence MNVTKLYTKNYNQFNDNLQLILPLNLENLIPEDDSVRLLSYLLEGLNYKKLYKAYSSVGRKSAVEPKIMFKIISYAYSQNIYSSRKIEKACKRDINFKWLLQGFKAPDHATISRFRKKYLSNEVIEDLFYQQVNYLAKEKELLFENVFIDGTKIEANANRYTFVWKKAIYKNEGKMFDKIIALVKTINLERLMKFTIERETLIDDINKILQWLLFEKEKRNIEFVHGIGKRKTAIQKWIEQLSQYKERQEKYNLSKKIFSKRNSYSKTDTDATFMHMKDDHMRNGQLKPAYNVQIAVDSEYVTGVGVFDDRNDIATLIPMITNMQEKIGHKYTNVIADSGYESEENYLFLESNNQIPYIKPQTYEKWKKRSFKNDISKRENMKYDVKTDTYICHNNRKLFPSYIIHKKSASGYTSEVTVYECENCDNCTLKSKCTKAKNNRKMQVSKTFIKKRQISYNNIKTELGTKLRMNRSIQVEGAFGILKSDYEFKRFLTRGKNSVKTEFILLCFGYNINKLHLKIQNERTQKYLHELKTIS
- a CDS encoding DUF3892 domain-containing protein, with product MSSKSKITKVQKNSHGDITAVALDNGNICSIDEAISMAKNDLIDGVNVGKAKNGREYLRSNPNGDESDNLDNKPTF
- a CDS encoding C1 family peptidase — encoded protein: MGKKLPYKYNLKKSKVTGNEKLFYECIFREEDIPSSADLRKQYAPIQDQGKLGACTAFSACSVLEYLLGIKDKLSELYFYYEERKLDGDVQDDNGSTIARSAEIATTVGTCLESLCPYDIDKFKDVPTAAMDLDAKKHKAIKKYKITSIKDLLYCVGVLKKPVLIGVDVYDSFEDIGHDGYVQLPKQGEELLGGHAINICGYFYKKNGIIEEIKENVQKYFEASNYENLYFIARNSWGEDFGDKGYIYIPAKFLQKYSHDWWHIDLK
- the speD gene encoding adenosylmethionine decarboxylase; translated protein: MGVNINNKIKLHGFNNLTKALSFNMYDICYTRSAEDREAYISYIDEQYSADRLTKILSTVTEIIGANILNTAKQDYDPQGASVTLLVCENPILEDHKEALVKETPGPLPEIILNHLDKSHITVHTYPEYHPDEGICTFRADIDVSTCGMISPLRALNYLVHSFEADIMTMDYRVRGFTRDITGRKLFIDHKINSIQNYIPNNIKNKYNMIDVNVYQENLFHTKCRLKQFDLDDYLFGYTKKDLYPKEKRIITHKLKKEMDEIFYGKNFDDVYYK
- the speE gene encoding polyamine aminopropyltransferase, producing MLDLWFSESHADDTKFSIRVNEHLYTEKTPFQQIDFFKSETFGTFFTLDGYIMMTEKDEFIYHEMITHVPMAVNPNIKRVLIIGGGDGGTSREILRYNTIEQVDMVEIDERVVRLCQKYLTQTSLKLDNDDRLSIHFEDGKEFVKKTKNKTYDLILVDSTDPIGPGEGLFTNEFYKDCERILSDDGILINQHESPYYKEYCHEMKRAHNKIKDKFPIAMVYQFHMPTYASGHWLFGFASKKYHPLKNLHEDSWNALNLKTKYYNTNLHKGAFALPNYVIEELEKDD
- a CDS encoding putative ABC transporter permease — translated: MYLKNKIIHFLVFGGIYMDVEVLARAYGQQLVGYEGIKSMSLMGFTSLWMFLVGGLCGVIIGGLNDRPKYYNLKMWKQVLIGGTTITLMELFSGIFFNLYLGLHIWDYSKDKFNFMGQIELKNCIWWYVLPILIIWLDDVLSCYFYGEDRPPSLFSYVIRLITLK